In a genomic window of Candidatus Thiothrix sulfatifontis:
- a CDS encoding Nif3-like dinuclear metal center hexameric protein, whose protein sequence is MNLYALEAHINALLNVGKFRDYAPNGLQVEGRAEVTRIVTGVTASQALLDAALEYKADAILVHHGYFWKGESPVIRGMKKRRIATLLQHDISLLGYHLPLDAHATLGNNAQLAAQLGICIEGVMHERELQGVGNVGSLAEAMSLDAFGQHVAAILGREPLLIAAGEHPIRRIAWCTGGGQGHIQQAFESGADAYLSGEISEHTVHFARENGIHYLAAGHHATERYGIQALGNHVAAQCGLEHYFLDINNPA, encoded by the coding sequence ATGAACCTGTACGCACTTGAAGCCCACATCAATGCATTGCTGAATGTGGGCAAATTCCGCGACTATGCCCCCAACGGCTTGCAAGTTGAGGGCAGGGCAGAGGTGACGCGCATTGTGACAGGCGTCACGGCTTCACAAGCGTTACTGGATGCCGCGCTGGAATACAAAGCCGATGCGATCTTAGTGCACCACGGGTATTTTTGGAAAGGCGAGTCGCCAGTGATTCGTGGCATGAAAAAGCGCCGAATTGCGACGTTGCTTCAGCATGACATCAGTTTGTTGGGTTATCATTTGCCATTGGACGCACACGCGACTTTAGGCAATAACGCGCAATTAGCGGCACAGCTAGGCATTTGTATTGAGGGCGTGATGCATGAGCGCGAATTGCAAGGCGTGGGCAACGTCGGTTCATTGGCTGAAGCCATGAGTTTAGACGCGTTTGGGCAACACGTTGCGGCAATTTTGGGGCGGGAGCCATTGTTGATTGCTGCTGGTGAGCATCCAATCCGACGGATCGCGTGGTGTACCGGCGGTGGGCAAGGCCACATTCAGCAGGCTTTTGAGTCCGGGGCGGATGCGTATTTGAGTGGCGAAATTTCGGAACACACCGTGCATTTTGCGCGCGAAAATGGCATTCATTACCTTGCGGCGGGGCATCACGCGACTGAGCGCTACGGCATTCAAGCGCTCGGCAATCATGTGGCAGCGCAATGCGGGCTGGAACATTATTTCTTGGATATCAATAACCCGGCATAA
- the hisC gene encoding histidinol-phosphate transaminase: MSQYWSKLVHNLDPYTPGEQPKDQRYIKLNTNECPYPPSPNALAAIHAAADERLRLYPDPNADELKDAIADYYNVQRANIFVGNGSDEVLAHVFQGLLKHDAPLLYPDISYSFYPVYANLYQINAQQIPLREDFRVCLGDYAVDNGGIIFPNPNAPTSMALGLDAIEALLETHDKSVVVVDEAYVDFGAQTAVPLIDKYPNLLVVQTFSKSRSLAGLRVGFAVGHPDLIHGLERVKNSFNSYPLGRMAIAGAAAAMRDKAYFEDTCQQIIATRELTVTSLTEMGFSVLPSAANFVFARPPAGNAESLYLALKQRGILVRYFNKPRINEYLRITIGTEEEMATFLSTLAEL; encoded by the coding sequence ATGAGCCAATACTGGAGCAAGCTGGTACACAATCTCGACCCGTATACACCGGGTGAACAGCCAAAAGACCAGCGTTACATCAAGCTGAATACCAACGAATGCCCGTACCCGCCTTCGCCGAATGCGCTGGCGGCAATCCACGCGGCGGCAGATGAGCGCTTGCGTCTTTACCCCGACCCGAATGCGGACGAGTTGAAGGATGCGATTGCCGACTATTACAATGTGCAACGCGCCAATATTTTCGTCGGCAATGGTTCGGATGAGGTGTTAGCGCACGTTTTCCAAGGCTTGCTCAAGCACGACGCGCCGTTGTTATACCCTGACATTAGCTACAGTTTTTACCCGGTTTACGCCAATCTTTACCAGATTAATGCGCAGCAAATCCCGTTGCGTGAGGATTTTCGGGTGTGCTTGGGCGATTACGCGGTCGATAACGGCGGGATTATTTTCCCCAATCCGAATGCGCCCACTAGCATGGCCTTGGGTTTGGATGCTATTGAAGCTTTATTGGAAACGCACGACAAATCCGTGGTAGTCGTGGACGAAGCCTATGTTGATTTCGGGGCGCAAACTGCGGTTCCGCTGATTGACAAGTACCCGAATTTGTTGGTGGTGCAAACCTTCTCTAAGTCGCGTTCGCTGGCAGGCTTGCGTGTGGGGTTTGCGGTGGGTCATCCTGATTTGATCCACGGGTTGGAGCGGGTGAAAAATTCGTTTAACTCTTACCCATTGGGGCGTATGGCGATTGCAGGCGCGGCGGCGGCGATGCGTGATAAGGCGTATTTTGAGGATACTTGCCAGCAAATCATCGCCACCCGTGAATTGACAGTAACCAGCCTAACCGAAATGGGCTTTAGTGTATTGCCTTCGGCAGCAAATTTTGTGTTCGCGCGTCCACCGGCGGGTAATGCAGAAAGTTTGTATCTGGCACTGAAGCAGCGCGGTATTTTGGTGCGGTATTTCAATAAGCCGCGCATTAACGAATATTTGCGGATCACCATCGGCACAGAGGAAGAAATGGCAACTTTCTTGAGTACATTGGCGGAACTATGA
- a CDS encoding hydrolase, with translation MKRIQQSTFRPAWWLRSPHLQTLWPVFLRRRVQLPLQAERVELSDDDFIDLAWYPRPNSPLVLVIHGLEGSLQSHYSQTLMQALQQAGFASVFMHLRGCSDEHNRLPESYHSGRTADIAEVLVHLQQTQRMPDAAIGFSLGGNLILKYLGETGANAGLQAAIAVSVPFQLQECARKLERGFSVVYGRYLVNKLKASYRRKFSQMTSPLAVDLGTVKTLFAFDDQITAPLNGFAGAEDYYSRSSSRQFLQRIETPTLIIHSQDDPFMYPTTAPTEAMLSDSVTLELTTHGGHVGFVAGNVPWRADYWLETRMIEWIKSQLRQKST, from the coding sequence ATGAAACGAATCCAGCAATCGACCTTTCGCCCAGCGTGGTGGTTACGCTCACCTCATTTGCAAACGCTGTGGCCGGTATTTCTGCGCCGCCGCGTGCAACTGCCCCTGCAAGCCGAACGGGTGGAACTCAGCGACGACGATTTCATCGACCTTGCTTGGTATCCGCGCCCCAATTCGCCGCTGGTGTTGGTGATTCATGGGCTGGAAGGTTCGTTGCAATCGCACTACTCGCAAACGCTAATGCAAGCCTTGCAACAAGCGGGTTTTGCGAGTGTCTTCATGCATTTGCGCGGTTGTAGCGACGAACACAACCGCTTACCGGAAAGTTACCATTCCGGGCGCACGGCTGATATTGCGGAAGTGCTGGTACATTTGCAGCAAACCCAACGAATGCCTGATGCTGCCATCGGCTTTTCACTGGGTGGCAACTTGATTTTGAAATACCTTGGCGAAACGGGCGCAAACGCTGGTTTGCAAGCGGCGATTGCGGTTTCCGTGCCGTTCCAATTACAGGAATGCGCTCGCAAGCTGGAACGGGGGTTCTCTGTCGTTTACGGGCGCTATCTGGTCAACAAACTCAAGGCTTCCTATCGCCGCAAATTCAGCCAGATGACCAGTCCGTTAGCTGTCGATTTGGGTACAGTCAAGACGCTATTTGCTTTCGACGATCAGATCACCGCGCCACTGAATGGCTTCGCTGGGGCAGAAGATTACTACAGCCGCAGCAGTTCACGGCAATTTTTGCAACGCATTGAAACCCCAACGCTGATTATTCATTCGCAAGATGATCCGTTTATGTACCCTACCACGGCACCGACGGAAGCCATGTTGAGTGATAGCGTTACGCTGGAATTGACAACGCACGGCGGGCATGTGGGTTTTGTAGCTGGCAATGTGCCTTGGCGGGCTGACTATTGGTTGGAAACGCGGATGATCGAATGGATAAAAAGTCAGTTGCGTCAAAAATCAACATGA
- a CDS encoding transcriptional regulator: MRYAIIRIEPSLEADLLEMGAAFVDALETGSYQGEVFTFETPMGLFQAITPKRWELLDRLQGKAAVSIRELAKQLGRDVKNVHTDVSRLLEIGLLERDEAGRVFSPFAEIRTEFTLKGESKAAA; the protein is encoded by the coding sequence ATGAGATACGCAATTATCCGCATTGAACCCAGCCTTGAAGCCGATTTGCTGGAAATGGGCGCGGCTTTCGTGGATGCACTGGAAACCGGCAGTTATCAGGGTGAGGTATTCACCTTTGAAACGCCTATGGGATTGTTTCAGGCGATTACCCCCAAGCGCTGGGAACTGCTGGACAGGCTGCAAGGCAAAGCGGCGGTGAGTATCCGCGAACTTGCTAAGCAATTGGGGCGGGATGTGAAGAACGTTCACACGGATGTAAGCAGGCTTTTGGAAATTGGCTTGTTGGAACGTGACGAAGCAGGGCGGGTATTTTCCCCCTTTGCGGAAATCAGGACAGAATTCACCTTGAAGGGTGAGAGCAAAGCGGCGGCATGA
- a CDS encoding DUF927 domain-containing protein — MRNFVALDDYRLNHKKPPEPATVLGEKGIFSLKSEGVFYAAFSSDGQSQTERRICSPLQVLGETRSVSSDSWGRMLEWKDGDGKPHKWAMPVELLAGDGLEVIRTLMSGGLHIATGKSKQVVDYINTCKAVSRITCTNKTGWHGGAYVTSNTVYGEDAGEYVYQGSLINTAIGQRGTLAEWKGQVSACAAGNSRAVFAISAAFAASLVRLAGIESGGFQYTGESKDGKTTVVKMAASVFGVPDDYKRLWRTTSNALEGTALMHNDGFLILDELKMCKWAMWRITSPTGKKRHDLPKRGECVN, encoded by the coding sequence ATGAGAAACTTTGTAGCTCTTGATGATTACCGCCTAAACCACAAGAAACCACCAGAACCGGCGACAGTATTAGGCGAAAAAGGTATTTTTTCCCTTAAGTCCGAAGGTGTGTTTTATGCTGCATTCAGCAGCGACGGACAATCGCAAACAGAGCGGCGCATCTGTTCACCGCTGCAAGTGTTAGGGGAAACCCGAAGCGTTAGCAGTGATTCATGGGGGCGAATGCTGGAATGGAAGGACGGAGACGGCAAACCCCATAAGTGGGCAATGCCTGTTGAACTCTTGGCAGGCGACGGGCTTGAAGTTATCCGCACATTAATGAGTGGGGGGCTTCATATCGCCACAGGCAAGAGTAAGCAGGTAGTCGACTATATTAACACCTGTAAAGCCGTTTCACGCATTACTTGCACCAACAAGACCGGATGGCACGGGGGCGCTTATGTAACGTCTAACACGGTTTATGGTGAGGATGCGGGGGAATACGTCTATCAGGGCAGTCTCATAAATACCGCCATCGGACAGCGTGGCACGTTGGCGGAATGGAAGGGGCAAGTATCAGCGTGTGCGGCGGGTAACAGTCGTGCGGTGTTTGCCATTAGTGCGGCGTTTGCGGCTTCTCTGGTGCGTTTGGCTGGCATTGAATCAGGCGGCTTTCAGTACACGGGGGAAAGTAAAGACGGGAAAACGACCGTGGTTAAAATGGCGGCGTCTGTTTTCGGTGTGCCAGATGACTATAAGCGGCTATGGCGTACCACCTCCAACGCGCTGGAAGGCACGGCATTAATGCACAATGACGGCTTTCTTATCCTTGATGAGTTAAAGATGTGTAAGTGGGCGATGTGGCGTATAACCTCACCAACGGGCAAGAAAAGGCACGATCTACCAAAGCGGGGGGAATGCGTGAACTGA
- a CDS encoding AlpA family transcriptional regulator — MNNPTRIERLKDVIARTGLSKSTIYRLEKAGMFPARVKIGFRAVGWHEGDVIAFVQSLKGAQQ; from the coding sequence ATGAACAACCCTACCAGAATAGAACGCCTGAAAGATGTTATCGCCCGTACTGGGCTTTCAAAATCCACTATTTACCGCCTCGAAAAGGCTGGAATGTTCCCCGCGCGGGTCAAGATCGGTTTCCGTGCCGTTGGCTGGCATGAAGGCGACGTTATCGCCTTTGTTCAAAGCTTAAAGGGGGCGCAGCAATGA
- a CDS encoding Arc family DNA-binding protein: MTTDNRAPPYSLRLEKGLRAKLETAAKIAGRSLHSEIALRLISTFEELPAAANVQTAGDVLRLASTHTYSMSETDNESAPTNEELLNMLDDLRGRVEELERRNQ; this comes from the coding sequence ATGACCACGGACAATAGAGCGCCCCCATATTCATTACGCCTTGAAAAGGGATTACGCGCCAAACTGGAAACCGCCGCGAAAATAGCGGGTAGGTCGCTTCATTCTGAGATTGCCTTACGCTTGATAAGCACCTTTGAAGAATTGCCCGCCGCTGCAAATGTGCAAACCGCTGGTGACGTGTTACGCCTTGCCAGTACTCACACGTATTCGATGTCTGAAACGGACAACGAAAGCGCCCCCACCAATGAAGAGCTTTTGAATATGCTTGATGATTTGCGGGGGCGTGTGGAGGAATTGGAAAGGCGTAACCAGTGA
- a CDS encoding IS4 family transposase — protein sequence MNWSSTELTDLDLGDKRLETRAAHILNAMLKAPQSSIPKACQSWSSTLATYRFFWNEAVSHDALMASHFEATECRIRQQDSRIILCIQDTTELDFNGQETEGLGRLSYDKQRGMYLHPTLCITPDRLPLGITDTWMWSRGLSKAADLANPGIKESRRWIEGYERVAELAARCPEHRLIYTGDRESDFYDLLKRAQALDYPADLLIRAQHNRALGDDLKLWDAIDQQQALTRITFTKPRKQGEKPRKVVQEIKVLRYTLRPKSKHPMLLTLVQAKEINPPAGKSPLIWRLVTNRCVETADAACELIDWYRARWEIEMFFDVLKVGCRVEKLQLDTKERIEKALALYIMVAWRIMFLMRLGRTCPELPADLVFDPLEWKVSFRLGKKALPDGIPTLNQVIRNLAELGGFLGRKCDGEPGAKSIWLGYSRVLDCIYGIQMASELGED from the coding sequence ATGAACTGGTCATCTACCGAACTCACCGATCTTGATTTGGGAGACAAGCGTCTCGAAACACGCGCTGCCCATATCCTCAACGCCATGCTCAAAGCCCCCCAATCGAGCATCCCGAAAGCTTGCCAAAGTTGGTCAAGCACCTTGGCGACGTACCGTTTCTTCTGGAATGAAGCGGTGAGCCATGATGCTTTGATGGCATCCCACTTTGAAGCGACCGAGTGTCGAATCCGTCAGCAAGATTCGCGGATTATCCTGTGTATTCAAGACACCACCGAACTGGATTTCAATGGGCAGGAAACCGAGGGTTTGGGGCGTTTATCCTACGATAAGCAACGCGGGATGTACCTGCATCCGACCTTGTGTATCACCCCAGACCGTCTGCCATTGGGGATCACCGATACGTGGATGTGGTCACGGGGCTTGAGCAAAGCGGCGGATCTTGCCAACCCCGGCATCAAAGAAAGCCGTCGCTGGATTGAAGGGTATGAACGGGTAGCCGAACTGGCGGCACGCTGCCCTGAACACCGCCTCATCTATACGGGCGACCGTGAAAGCGACTTTTATGACTTACTCAAACGGGCGCAAGCCTTGGATTACCCGGCTGACCTGCTGATACGGGCGCAACATAACCGCGCCTTGGGGGATGACCTCAAACTGTGGGATGCCATTGATCAACAACAGGCGTTGACTCGTATCACCTTTACCAAACCGCGCAAGCAGGGTGAAAAGCCTCGCAAAGTGGTACAAGAAATCAAGGTGTTACGTTATACCCTGCGTCCCAAAAGTAAGCATCCAATGCTATTGACCTTGGTTCAAGCCAAAGAAATCAACCCACCCGCCGGAAAATCGCCCCTCATTTGGCGTTTAGTCACCAACCGTTGTGTAGAGACCGCCGATGCCGCCTGTGAACTCATCGACTGGTATCGGGCGCGTTGGGAAATCGAGATGTTTTTTGATGTCCTGAAAGTCGGCTGTCGCGTCGAAAAACTGCAACTGGACACTAAAGAGCGCATCGAAAAAGCCCTCGCGCTCTACATCATGGTGGCCTGGCGGATTATGTTTCTGATGCGGTTGGGGCGTACCTGCCCAGAACTTCCGGCTGATCTGGTGTTTGACCCGCTGGAATGGAAAGTATCTTTCCGGCTCGGCAAAAAAGCACTACCCGATGGCATACCTACCCTCAATCAAGTGATCCGCAATCTAGCGGAACTGGGGGGCTTTTTGGGCAGAAAATGCGATGGCGAACCGGGGGCTAAAAGTATCTGGCTTGGCTACTCAAGGGTGCTGGACTGTATTTATGGGATTCAGATGGCTAGTGAGTTGGGGGAGGACTGA